Proteins encoded by one window of Modestobacter marinus:
- a CDS encoding S9 family peptidase gives MRPTDLSLLRVPGVPTVSPDGATAVVAVSRLDLDADEYRSQLWTVPTDGSAPARPLTHGHHDSAPVFSPDGRWLAYLSAEPKGKPQLHVLAVDGGTARRLTDHHLGAGTPVWSPDSRRLAYTARVPEQGRYGTDEDVSPGAEPPRLITTLKYRADDLGFTNDRRSHVFVVDLPDDAADTAEERPTPFQVTGGDVDDTDVAWRPDGAELAFVSARHEGADTDLVSDVYVVRPDGGGLRRVTDSRATCAHPAYDPDDPAGSTIYLSAIPDLGPTGRDFVGRNTTLAQVSAAGGPVVPLLDPEEHDRGDETPATVVAGGAAHIGIQRRGAVELLRVPLDGGEPETLVDGSYTVRGFAVGGGVVVATVAHDRSAGELIAVTPGRRRLITGFGAPLQATGRLHRMRETTATAPDGYPVHGWVTTPPGPGPHPVLLTVHGGPFSQYGWTLFDETQAYVEAGYAVLMCNPRGSSGYGQAHGRVIKEHMGELDADDVLAFLDAALADPGLDATRVGLMGGSYGGFMTTLLLGRTDRFVAGISERGFNDPVSFVGSSDIGFFFPDEYVGTDPERVAAQSPMASAHRITTPTMVIHSEEDWRCPLEQGTRLYVELKRRGVPTELLLFPGEGHELSRSGRPKHRQARLEHVLRWWGRWLPTSRNSSAVAQLPAGAAASGSAVGEPLTVEATRLS, from the coding sequence ATGCGGCCGACCGACCTCTCCCTGCTGCGCGTCCCCGGTGTGCCGACGGTGTCCCCGGACGGAGCGACCGCCGTCGTCGCCGTCAGCCGGCTGGACCTGGACGCCGACGAGTACCGCAGCCAGCTGTGGACCGTCCCGACCGACGGCTCGGCGCCGGCCCGCCCGCTCACCCACGGCCACCACGACTCGGCCCCCGTCTTCTCCCCGGACGGTCGCTGGCTGGCCTACCTGTCGGCCGAGCCGAAGGGCAAGCCGCAGCTGCACGTGCTGGCCGTCGACGGCGGCACGGCCCGGCGGCTGACCGACCACCACCTCGGCGCCGGCACACCGGTCTGGTCACCGGACTCTCGCCGGCTGGCCTACACCGCCCGGGTGCCCGAGCAGGGGCGGTACGGCACCGACGAGGACGTGTCGCCGGGTGCGGAGCCCCCGCGGCTGATCACCACGCTGAAGTACCGGGCCGACGACCTCGGCTTCACCAACGACCGCCGGAGCCACGTCTTCGTCGTCGACCTGCCGGACGACGCCGCGGACACCGCCGAGGAGCGGCCCACGCCGTTCCAGGTCACCGGCGGCGACGTCGACGACACCGACGTCGCCTGGCGTCCGGACGGCGCCGAGCTCGCGTTCGTCTCCGCGCGGCACGAGGGCGCCGACACCGACCTGGTCTCCGACGTCTACGTCGTCCGGCCCGACGGCGGCGGCCTGCGTCGGGTCACCGACTCCCGGGCGACGTGCGCTCACCCGGCCTACGACCCGGACGACCCGGCCGGCAGCACGATCTACCTCTCCGCCATCCCCGACCTGGGTCCGACCGGCCGGGACTTCGTCGGCCGCAACACCACGCTGGCGCAGGTCAGCGCCGCCGGCGGCCCGGTGGTGCCGCTGCTGGACCCGGAGGAGCACGACCGCGGCGACGAGACGCCGGCGACGGTGGTGGCCGGCGGCGCGGCCCACATCGGCATCCAGCGGCGCGGCGCGGTCGAGCTGCTGCGGGTGCCGCTCGACGGCGGCGAGCCGGAGACGCTGGTCGACGGGTCCTACACGGTGCGCGGGTTCGCCGTCGGCGGCGGCGTCGTGGTCGCCACCGTCGCGCACGACCGCTCCGCGGGCGAGCTGATCGCGGTCACCCCCGGACGGCGCCGGCTGATCACCGGCTTCGGTGCGCCGCTGCAGGCCACCGGCCGGCTGCACCGGATGCGGGAGACCACGGCGACCGCACCGGACGGCTACCCGGTGCACGGCTGGGTGACCACGCCGCCCGGGCCGGGGCCGCACCCGGTGCTGCTGACCGTGCACGGCGGGCCGTTCAGCCAGTACGGCTGGACGCTGTTCGACGAGACCCAGGCCTACGTCGAGGCCGGCTACGCGGTGCTGATGTGCAACCCCCGCGGGTCGTCGGGCTACGGCCAGGCGCACGGCCGGGTGATCAAGGAGCACATGGGCGAGCTGGACGCCGACGACGTGCTGGCCTTCCTCGACGCGGCCCTGGCCGACCCGGGGCTGGACGCCACCCGGGTCGGGCTGATGGGCGGCTCGTACGGCGGGTTCATGACCACGCTGCTGCTCGGCCGCACCGACCGGTTCGTCGCCGGCATCAGCGAGCGGGGGTTCAACGACCCGGTGAGCTTCGTCGGCTCCTCCGACATCGGGTTCTTCTTCCCCGACGAGTACGTGGGCACCGACCCCGAGCGCGTCGCCGCGCAGTCGCCGATGGCCTCGGCGCACCGGATCACCACGCCGACGATGGTGATCCACTCGGAGGAGGACTGGCGCTGCCCGCTGGAGCAGGGCACCCGGCTCTACGTCGAGCTCAAGCGCCGCGGCGTCCCCACCGAGCTGCTGCTCTTCCCGGGAGAGGGGCACGAGCTGTCCCGGTCCGGGCGCCCGAAGCACCGCCAGGCCCGGCTGGAGCACGTGCTGCGCTGGTGGGGGCGCTGGCTGCCCACCTCGCGGAACAGCTCGGCGGTGGCCCAGTTGCCGGCCGGTGCGGCGGCGAGCGGGTCGGCCGTGGGGGAGCCGCTGACCGTCGAGGCGACCCGGCTGTCGTGA
- a CDS encoding acetamidase/formamidase family protein, translated as MDVVEVTPSPEQYAFTFGGVAPLMRVRPGTALRLWSDDAFGGRLRSVHDLSCEKVDLRFVNPQTGPFFVEGAEPGDTLALHLVALEPARDWGASAAIPFFGGLTSTDRVATLQDPLPDTTWIYELDRARNTVTFVAGSSDFSVDLPVEPMLGTVGVAPPGGEARSSLVPDRFGGNMDTPQMRAGTTCFLPVFVEGALFSVGDGHYRQGEGEACGTAVEGAMTTTLIVELVKGGASSATPAWPRLEDDSHWMTVGSSRPLEDAWRIGQVELVRWFGELYGLAAMDAYQLLSQITEVPIANVVDANYSAVVKARKSLLPRASAFGGLHDDLRARAATLR; from the coding sequence ATGGACGTCGTCGAGGTCACCCCGTCTCCCGAGCAGTACGCCTTCACCTTCGGCGGCGTCGCGCCGCTGATGCGGGTGCGGCCCGGGACGGCGCTGCGGCTGTGGTCCGACGACGCGTTCGGCGGCAGGCTGCGGTCGGTGCACGACCTGTCCTGCGAGAAGGTCGACCTGCGTTTCGTGAACCCGCAGACCGGCCCCTTCTTCGTCGAGGGCGCCGAACCCGGCGACACCCTGGCCCTGCACCTGGTGGCGCTGGAGCCCGCCCGGGACTGGGGCGCGTCGGCCGCGATCCCGTTCTTCGGCGGCCTCACCAGCACCGACCGGGTGGCCACCCTGCAGGACCCGCTGCCGGACACCACCTGGATCTACGAGCTCGACCGGGCCCGCAACACGGTGACCTTCGTGGCCGGCTCGAGCGACTTCTCGGTCGACCTGCCGGTGGAGCCGATGCTCGGCACGGTGGGCGTCGCGCCGCCCGGGGGAGAGGCGCGCAGCTCGCTGGTGCCCGACCGGTTCGGCGGCAACATGGACACCCCGCAGATGCGGGCCGGGACCACCTGCTTCCTCCCGGTGTTCGTCGAGGGCGCGCTGTTCTCCGTCGGGGACGGGCACTACCGGCAGGGCGAGGGCGAGGCCTGCGGCACCGCCGTCGAGGGCGCCATGACGACGACGCTGATCGTCGAGCTGGTCAAGGGCGGGGCGTCGTCCGCCACCCCGGCGTGGCCCCGGCTGGAGGACGACAGCCACTGGATGACCGTCGGCTCGTCGCGCCCGCTGGAGGACGCGTGGCGGATCGGTCAGGTGGAGCTCGTGCGCTGGTTCGGCGAGCTCTACGGCCTGGCCGCGATGGACGCCTACCAGCTGCTCTCGCAGATCACCGAGGTCCCCATCGCCAACGTCGTCGACGCGAACTACAGCGCCGTCGTGAAGGCGCGCAAGTCACTGCTGCCCAGGGCCTCGGCCTTCGGCGGCCTGCACGACGACCTGCGCGCCCGCGCAGCGACCCTCCGCTAG
- a CDS encoding SDR family NAD(P)-dependent oxidoreductase: MDLQLAGSRVLVTGGTRGIGRATVEAFADEGAAVEFCARDAGEIESTEKALAGRGPGVRGVQLDVRDGAALAGWVAAAAGRLGGLDAVVANVSALAIPDTEENWYTSFEVDLMHTVRLVQAALPHLEASAHGSVVAVSSVSGREADFASGPYGTMKTAIVGYVSGLALQLAGRVRANVVSPGNTYFAGGVWQQIEQGDAELFSTALGLNPTGQMGTPEESARAVVFLSSPVASRISGTNLVVDGALTRGIQL, encoded by the coding sequence ATGGACCTGCAGCTGGCCGGCTCCCGCGTGCTCGTCACCGGTGGCACGCGTGGCATCGGGCGCGCGACCGTCGAGGCGTTCGCCGACGAGGGGGCGGCCGTCGAGTTCTGCGCGCGCGATGCCGGCGAGATCGAGTCGACCGAGAAGGCGCTCGCCGGTCGCGGCCCGGGTGTGCGCGGCGTGCAGCTCGACGTCCGGGACGGTGCGGCGCTGGCCGGGTGGGTGGCGGCGGCGGCCGGGCGGCTGGGCGGTCTGGACGCCGTCGTGGCCAACGTCAGCGCGCTCGCCATCCCGGACACCGAGGAGAACTGGTACACCTCCTTCGAGGTCGACCTCATGCACACCGTGCGCCTGGTGCAGGCCGCCCTGCCGCACCTGGAGGCCAGCGCCCACGGGTCCGTCGTCGCGGTCTCCAGCGTCTCGGGGCGGGAGGCCGACTTCGCCTCCGGCCCGTACGGGACGATGAAGACGGCCATCGTCGGGTACGTCTCCGGGTTGGCCCTCCAGCTGGCCGGCCGGGTGCGGGCCAACGTCGTCTCCCCGGGGAACACGTACTTCGCCGGCGGCGTCTGGCAGCAGATCGAGCAGGGCGACGCGGAGCTCTTCAGCACCGCGCTGGGCCTGAACCCGACCGGGCAGATGGGCACGCCGGAGGAGTCGGCCCGGGCGGTCGTCTTCCTGAGCAGCCCGGTCGCCAGCCGGATCTCCGGCACCAACCTGGTCGTGGACGGCGCGCTGACCCGCGGGATCCAGCTCTGA
- a CDS encoding VOC family protein yields MTSGTGITLGAVNVQADDPPALAAFWADLLGGAVAGEHDGYVFVSAREPDGFAMSFRTRTGDRPLEPVQHLDLTVPWGSRAAAVERAVTLGAVHRWDVLDEVPWVQWSTLADPEGNLFCLAEHPPAG; encoded by the coding sequence ATGACCTCAGGGACAGGGATCACGCTGGGTGCCGTCAACGTGCAGGCCGACGACCCGCCCGCCCTGGCCGCGTTCTGGGCCGACCTGCTCGGGGGTGCGGTCGCCGGCGAGCACGACGGCTACGTCTTCGTCTCGGCCCGGGAGCCCGACGGCTTCGCGATGTCCTTCCGGACGCGCACCGGTGACCGTCCGCTCGAGCCGGTGCAGCACCTCGACCTGACCGTGCCGTGGGGGTCGCGCGCCGCTGCCGTCGAGCGCGCCGTCACGCTCGGCGCGGTGCACCGGTGGGACGTGCTCGACGAGGTCCCCTGGGTGCAGTGGTCGACCCTCGCCGACCCGGAGGGGAACCTGTTCTGCCTCGCGGAGCACCCGCCTGCCGGGTGA
- a CDS encoding metal-dependent hydrolase family protein, whose protein sequence is MTRQVFAGGQVFDGTGGPAAIADVLVEDGRVLEVGPGLDGDEVVDCTGATVLPGLFDCHVHVMLSGVDMLRLLQTPFSYGFYEAVHNLRRTLAVGVTSVRDAGGADLGVAQAVRDGLIAGPRMQIAISMLSQTGGHGDGWHVCGAEVPLMGPHPGRPGTVVDGADEMRRTVRELLRAGADVLKVATSGGVLSARDDPRHPHFRPAELDVLVEEAVAAGVHVMAHAQGAEGIKAAVRAGIRSIEHGIYLDDEAIDLMLTHGTWLVPTLAAPRAVLASVAAGASLPDAVIEKARAVQSVHDESVRRAVEAGVKVAMGTDSGVGPHGDNLAELGLMAGCGMTAPQAWHAATLSAAELLGVDGELGSLQPGKRADLVVLAGDADDLTGLAGRVREVWRDGVLVAAGGQVVEPGTIPPR, encoded by the coding sequence ATGACACGACAGGTGTTCGCCGGTGGTCAGGTGTTCGACGGCACGGGCGGCCCCGCAGCCATCGCCGACGTCCTCGTGGAGGACGGCCGGGTCCTCGAGGTCGGCCCGGGGTTGGACGGCGACGAGGTCGTCGACTGCACCGGCGCCACCGTGCTGCCGGGCCTGTTCGACTGCCACGTGCACGTGATGCTCAGCGGCGTGGACATGCTGCGGCTGCTGCAGACGCCGTTCAGCTACGGCTTCTACGAGGCGGTGCACAACCTCCGCCGCACCCTGGCGGTGGGCGTCACGTCGGTCCGGGACGCCGGCGGTGCCGACCTGGGGGTGGCCCAGGCGGTGCGCGACGGGCTGATCGCCGGACCGCGGATGCAGATCGCGATCAGCATGCTGTCCCAGACCGGCGGGCACGGCGACGGCTGGCACGTCTGCGGCGCCGAGGTGCCGCTGATGGGACCGCACCCGGGGCGGCCGGGCACCGTCGTGGACGGCGCGGACGAGATGCGCCGCACCGTCCGCGAACTGCTGCGCGCCGGCGCGGACGTGCTCAAGGTGGCCACCAGCGGCGGCGTCCTGTCGGCCCGGGACGACCCGCGGCACCCGCACTTCCGCCCCGCCGAGCTCGACGTGCTCGTCGAGGAGGCGGTGGCTGCCGGGGTGCACGTGATGGCCCACGCGCAGGGCGCCGAGGGGATCAAGGCCGCCGTCCGGGCCGGCATCCGCTCGATCGAGCACGGCATCTACCTCGACGACGAGGCGATCGACCTGATGCTGACCCACGGGACCTGGCTGGTGCCCACGCTGGCCGCGCCGCGGGCGGTGCTCGCCTCGGTCGCCGCGGGGGCGTCCCTCCCCGACGCCGTGATCGAGAAGGCGCGCGCGGTGCAGTCGGTGCACGACGAGTCCGTCCGCCGCGCGGTCGAGGCCGGGGTGAAGGTCGCGATGGGCACCGACAGCGGCGTGGGCCCGCACGGCGACAACCTCGCCGAGCTCGGCCTGATGGCCGGCTGCGGGATGACCGCCCCGCAGGCCTGGCACGCCGCGACGTTGTCGGCCGCCGAGCTGCTGGGGGTCGACGGCGAGCTGGGCAGCCTGCAGCCCGGCAAGCGGGCCGACCTGGTGGTGCTGGCCGGCGACGCCGACGACCTGACCGGCCTGGCCGGCCGGGTGCGGGAGGTGTGGCGGGACGGCGTCCTGGTCGCGGCCGGTGGTCAGGTCGTCGAGCCGGGCACGATCCCGCCCCGCTGA
- a CDS encoding MFS transporter codes for MSPPTDAGRIAGLVGTLFGLAGMGSAAVAVTLPAIAADLGLTTGGVSWVISLYALMLAVATAVYGRVADLAGIRLPLVVGVALMTAGAVLGGLAPSYPVLLGARVLQGLGAAAVPVLGMAIVSARYEGAVRTAALGKVAGTAAAVSALGPLVGGLVADVASWRAVVVLPALGLLLVPVLWRAVPAVGTGARLDVLGAVLVAGTAAGLVLLVQSPASGVVIAAVGAALLGLGIPAVAAQVRRRPEGFLPTAVLREPVVVRSALAASAVPAAWFALLIAVPAVLAGEGWTPLHIGLALVPSAVTGFLAPRLAGPLLARLGPARSLAISGVTATVALLVAALGATAGSAPGLVTAVVLVTVAFGLGQPALMAAVGGAVPSEVRGVALGIATLVFLVGGGVGSAVVGGAGEVLGLDRSLLLLALLPLIGALGLVRGIRAERRDPGALTP; via the coding sequence ATGAGCCCCCCGACCGACGCCGGTCGCATCGCCGGTCTGGTCGGGACGCTCTTCGGCCTCGCCGGCATGGGCAGTGCCGCGGTCGCGGTCACGCTGCCCGCCATCGCCGCCGACCTCGGGTTGACCACCGGCGGTGTCTCCTGGGTCATCAGCCTCTACGCGCTGATGCTGGCCGTGGCGACCGCCGTGTACGGCCGGGTCGCCGACCTGGCCGGCATCCGGCTGCCGCTGGTCGTCGGCGTTGCCCTGATGACCGCCGGGGCGGTGCTCGGCGGCCTGGCCCCCAGCTACCCGGTCCTGCTGGGCGCACGCGTCCTCCAGGGCCTGGGCGCGGCGGCGGTCCCGGTGCTCGGCATGGCGATCGTGAGCGCGCGGTACGAGGGAGCGGTGCGCACCGCCGCGCTGGGCAAGGTCGCCGGCACCGCGGCGGCGGTCAGCGCGCTGGGGCCGCTGGTCGGTGGGCTGGTCGCCGACGTCGCCAGCTGGCGGGCGGTCGTGGTGCTGCCGGCCCTCGGGCTGCTGCTGGTGCCGGTGCTGTGGCGCGCCGTCCCCGCCGTGGGCACCGGTGCCCGGCTGGACGTGCTCGGCGCGGTCCTGGTCGCCGGCACCGCCGCCGGCCTGGTGCTGCTCGTGCAGTCCCCGGCCTCCGGGGTGGTGATCGCCGCCGTCGGTGCCGCGCTGCTGGGGCTGGGCATCCCGGCGGTCGCCGCGCAGGTGCGCCGCCGGCCGGAGGGCTTCCTGCCCACGGCGGTCCTCCGGGAGCCGGTGGTGGTCCGCAGCGCGCTGGCCGCCTCCGCCGTCCCGGCCGCCTGGTTCGCGCTGCTGATCGCCGTCCCCGCCGTGCTGGCGGGCGAGGGGTGGACGCCGCTGCACATCGGCCTGGCCCTGGTGCCCAGCGCGGTCACCGGCTTCCTCGCCCCGCGGCTGGCCGGCCCGCTGCTGGCCCGGCTCGGCCCCGCCCGGTCGCTGGCCATCTCCGGGGTCACCGCGACCGTCGCGCTGCTGGTCGCCGCTCTCGGCGCCACCGCTGGTTCGGCCCCCGGCCTGGTGACGGCGGTGGTCCTGGTGACGGTGGCCTTCGGGCTGGGCCAGCCGGCCCTGATGGCCGCGGTCGGCGGCGCCGTCCCCTCCGAGGTGCGCGGCGTCGCGCTCGGCATCGCCACCCTCGTCTTCCTGGTCGGCGGCGGGGTGGGGTCGGCGGTGGTCGGCGGTGCGGGCGAGGTGCTCGGGCTGGACCGCAGCCTGCTGCTGCTCGCCCTGCTGCCGCTGATCGGTGCGCTGGGTCTCGTCCGCGGCATCCGGGCGGAACGGCGCGACCCCGGGGCCCTCACCCCTTAG
- a CDS encoding MBL fold metallo-hydrolase yields MTGQAYTGDVQVGGPADVRELPGLTIRKLAVSEMANNVYLLTSTATGESLLVDAAAEPAALLELIGDADVRTVVTTHGHWDHHRALPEVVRATGADTVAHPADAADLPVPVTRPVQHGDTVPVGDQLLEVVHLRGHTPGSIALVWRGPAGAGTHVFTGDSLFPGGVGNTRSDAARFTSLVDDVESRLFGELPDDTWVYPGHGADTTIGAERPNLPEWRARGW; encoded by the coding sequence ATGACCGGCCAGGCGTACACCGGGGACGTGCAGGTCGGTGGCCCCGCCGACGTCCGTGAGCTCCCGGGGCTGACGATCCGCAAGCTGGCCGTGAGCGAGATGGCGAACAACGTCTACCTGCTCACCAGCACCGCCACCGGGGAGTCGCTGCTCGTCGACGCGGCCGCCGAGCCGGCGGCGCTGCTCGAGCTCATCGGCGACGCCGACGTCCGCACGGTGGTGACCACGCACGGGCACTGGGACCACCACCGCGCGCTCCCGGAGGTGGTGCGGGCGACCGGCGCGGACACCGTCGCCCACCCGGCCGACGCGGCCGACCTGCCGGTGCCGGTGACCCGCCCGGTGCAGCACGGGGACACCGTCCCGGTCGGTGACCAGCTGCTGGAGGTCGTGCACCTGCGCGGGCACACCCCCGGCAGCATCGCGCTGGTGTGGCGCGGCCCCGCGGGCGCCGGCACCCACGTCTTCACCGGCGACAGCCTGTTCCCCGGCGGCGTCGGCAACACCCGGTCCGACGCGGCCCGGTTCACCAGCCTGGTCGACGACGTGGAGAGCCGGCTGTTCGGCGAGCTGCCCGACGACACCTGGGTCTACCCGGGCCACGGCGCGGACACGACGATCGGCGCGGAGCGACCGAACCTGCCGGAGTGGCGCGCCCGCGGCTGGTGA
- a CDS encoding TerC family protein: protein MELPVWFEISTFVGLTVLLLADLALVVRRPHEPSVKEATAWVVFYVGLALAFGGIVLAVTNGQFATEFYAGWLTEYSLSVDNLFVFVIIMARFRVPRKLQQEVLMVGIIIALVLRGLFILAGAAVIERFIWVFFLFGAFLVYTAINLVRHRDEDEDYEENGLIRRMRKVLPMTQDFHESKIRVVQDGKKLWTPMIVVFLALGTTDLLFALDSIPAIFGLTREPFIVFTANIFALMGLRQLYFLLGGLLKRLVYLSLGLAVILAFIGVKLILEALHENQYPFAGEREPLESIPAIPTWLSLTVILVVLLVATVASLLKTRGEVPDADGAAVDPAATDTGEPGRADALTEDERRARSATGEDQHRS from the coding sequence CCCCGTCTGGTTCGAGATCTCGACGTTCGTGGGGCTCACCGTCCTGCTGCTCGCCGACCTCGCCCTCGTCGTCCGTCGTCCGCACGAGCCCTCCGTCAAGGAGGCGACCGCCTGGGTCGTCTTCTACGTGGGCCTCGCGCTGGCCTTCGGCGGGATCGTGCTGGCGGTGACCAACGGGCAGTTCGCCACCGAGTTCTACGCCGGCTGGCTGACCGAGTACTCGCTGTCGGTCGACAACCTCTTCGTCTTCGTGATCATCATGGCCCGCTTCCGGGTGCCCCGGAAGCTCCAGCAAGAGGTCCTGATGGTCGGGATCATCATCGCGCTGGTCCTCCGCGGTCTCTTCATCCTCGCCGGCGCCGCCGTGATCGAGCGGTTCATCTGGGTCTTCTTCCTCTTCGGCGCCTTCCTCGTCTACACCGCGATCAACCTGGTCCGGCACCGCGACGAGGACGAGGACTACGAGGAGAACGGCCTGATCCGGCGGATGCGCAAGGTCCTGCCGATGACCCAGGACTTCCACGAGAGCAAGATCCGGGTCGTCCAGGACGGCAAGAAGCTGTGGACGCCGATGATCGTGGTGTTCCTGGCGCTGGGCACCACCGACCTGCTGTTCGCGCTGGACAGCATCCCGGCGATCTTCGGGCTGACCCGGGAGCCGTTCATCGTCTTCACTGCGAACATCTTCGCGCTGATGGGCCTGCGGCAGCTGTACTTCCTGCTCGGCGGGCTGCTCAAGCGGCTGGTGTACCTGTCGCTGGGGCTCGCCGTCATCCTGGCCTTCATCGGCGTCAAGCTGATCCTCGAGGCGCTGCACGAGAACCAGTACCCCTTCGCCGGGGAGCGCGAGCCGCTGGAGAGCATCCCGGCCATCCCCACCTGGCTGTCCCTGACGGTGATCCTGGTGGTCCTGCTGGTCGCCACCGTGGCCAGCCTGCTGAAGACGCGTGGCGAGGTGCCCGACGCCGACGGCGCCGCGGTGGACCCCGCCGCCACCGACACCGGGGAGCCCGGGCGGGCCGACGCGCTCACCGAGGACGAGCGGCGCGCCCGCAGCGCCACCGGCGAGGACCAGCACCGCAGCTGA
- a CDS encoding DUF2891 domain-containing protein, translating to MTTPDLRAAAPELAATALRTVQEEFPNVLRVHYRHAGQAPYRPRDRHPAFYGSYDWHSSVEMHWVLLRLLRIAPDVVPAEEVRTVFAAHWTPAAISAEVAYFAGSPGDERPYGWAWALTLAEEAASWAAEPDASEEVRGWSATLQPLADHFLGALRRWLPSATYPVRSGLHPCSAFGLLMSLPAARRAGDDGVLVDAAMRWYADDADAPVRWEPSGSDFLSPSLVEAVLMTEVLPEPGPWLDRFLPGLAAGPLFHPAVVSDAGDGQTAHLHGLNLSRAWCLRRLAAVLPDGDVRRPLLVDSAAEHAAAALPHVTGSDYMVEHWLAAYALLFHDLAY from the coding sequence GTGACGACGCCGGACCTGCGCGCCGCGGCCCCGGAGCTGGCCGCGACCGCGCTGCGGACGGTGCAGGAGGAGTTCCCCAACGTCCTGCGGGTGCACTACCGGCACGCCGGCCAGGCGCCGTACCGGCCGCGGGACAGGCACCCCGCCTTCTACGGGAGCTACGACTGGCACTCGTCGGTGGAGATGCACTGGGTCCTGCTCCGGTTGCTGCGCATCGCCCCGGACGTCGTCCCGGCCGAGGAGGTCCGCACGGTGTTCGCCGCGCACTGGACGCCGGCGGCGATCAGCGCCGAGGTCGCGTACTTCGCCGGTTCGCCGGGGGACGAGCGCCCGTACGGCTGGGCGTGGGCGCTCACCCTGGCCGAGGAGGCGGCGTCCTGGGCGGCCGAGCCCGACGCGTCCGAGGAGGTGCGGGGCTGGTCGGCCACGCTGCAGCCCCTGGCCGACCACTTCCTCGGCGCACTCCGGCGATGGCTCCCGTCGGCGACCTACCCGGTGCGGTCCGGGCTGCACCCGTGCAGCGCCTTCGGGCTGCTGATGTCGCTGCCCGCAGCCCGGCGGGCGGGGGACGACGGCGTGCTGGTCGACGCCGCGATGCGCTGGTACGCCGACGACGCCGACGCCCCGGTGCGCTGGGAACCGTCCGGCTCGGACTTCCTCTCGCCGTCACTGGTGGAGGCGGTGCTGATGACCGAGGTGCTGCCCGAGCCCGGCCCGTGGCTCGACCGCTTCCTGCCCGGGCTGGCCGCCGGGCCGCTGTTCCACCCCGCGGTGGTCAGCGACGCCGGTGACGGCCAGACCGCCCACCTGCACGGGCTCAACCTCAGCCGCGCCTGGTGCCTGCGCCGGCTGGCCGCGGTGCTGCCGGACGGCGACGTCCGCCGTCCGCTGCTGGTCGACTCCGCCGCCGAGCACGCCGCGGCCGCGCTGCCGCACGTCACCGGCAGCGACTACATGGTCGAGCACTGGCTGGCCGCGTACGCGCTGCTGTTCCACGACCTCGCGTACTGA